The Novipirellula artificiosorum genome includes a window with the following:
- a CDS encoding sialate O-acetylesterase has protein sequence MITRLLLLIPLLLALPSFASAELRTSSIFGDSMVLQRDKPIHVWGWTTPAQKVTAEIAGHTAETTATDSGRFDLELDPLPAGGPHELTITADDSKTFRDVLVGEVWLCSGQSNMGFDVSRANDPDLESLAANYPNLRLISVPQVGTQEPQDDFDGQWEPCTSESVKSFSAVGYFFGRQLHQTLDIPIGLIDDAWGGSAAEAWVSRDVLENAGGFDELLAKWDETAKTYDHEAAMANYQERLAKWTKEKKGSRPQAPRNVLVGQHRPANLYNGVLKPTIGYTMRGAIWYQGESNAGRAYQYRDLFSLMIQSWRDEWGQGDFPFYWVQLADYRNEVDSPGNSDWAELREAQTMTMDRLPNTGEAVILNLGEASDIHPRNKQDVAKRLARWALAKDYGYDIVYQSPRYRAMEKDGDAIVLRFDHVGGGLDTFDVNVPIGFTIAGEDEQFVKAEAEIVGKNQVRVSAEGLENPVAVRYAWSDNPVCNMQSVEGLPMTPFRTDDWQGITQGVVK, from the coding sequence ATGATCACTCGACTTCTACTCCTGATCCCGCTCCTGTTGGCGTTGCCATCCTTTGCATCGGCCGAACTGCGAACCTCGTCAATCTTTGGCGATTCGATGGTGCTGCAACGTGACAAGCCGATCCATGTTTGGGGCTGGACCACACCCGCACAGAAGGTGACTGCGGAAATTGCGGGGCATACCGCAGAGACGACCGCAACGGATTCCGGTCGTTTTGATCTTGAGCTTGATCCGCTTCCGGCCGGCGGCCCCCACGAATTGACGATCACCGCCGACGATTCAAAGACGTTCCGCGATGTCTTGGTTGGCGAAGTCTGGTTGTGCTCGGGACAATCTAACATGGGATTCGACGTTTCCCGTGCCAACGATCCTGACCTCGAATCCTTGGCAGCCAACTACCCCAACCTTCGACTGATTTCGGTCCCTCAAGTCGGCACGCAAGAGCCTCAGGATGACTTTGATGGACAATGGGAGCCGTGCACCTCCGAGTCGGTCAAGTCGTTCTCGGCCGTTGGCTATTTCTTTGGTCGCCAATTGCACCAAACGCTCGATATTCCGATCGGGTTGATCGACGACGCCTGGGGAGGATCCGCAGCCGAAGCTTGGGTCTCTCGCGATGTGCTAGAGAATGCGGGCGGGTTCGACGAATTGTTAGCCAAATGGGATGAGACGGCGAAGACCTACGACCACGAAGCTGCGATGGCGAATTACCAGGAAAGACTTGCCAAGTGGACGAAGGAAAAGAAAGGCTCGCGACCCCAAGCACCTCGGAATGTTTTGGTGGGTCAACATCGTCCGGCGAACCTCTACAACGGTGTGCTCAAGCCGACCATCGGTTACACGATGCGCGGAGCGATTTGGTACCAAGGGGAATCGAATGCGGGTCGCGCATACCAATACCGCGATTTGTTCTCGTTGATGATCCAAAGCTGGCGCGATGAATGGGGCCAAGGCGACTTCCCGTTTTACTGGGTTCAACTTGCGGATTATCGAAACGAGGTGGATTCGCCGGGCAATAGCGATTGGGCCGAGTTGCGTGAAGCCCAGACGATGACCATGGACCGATTGCCCAACACAGGCGAAGCGGTGATCTTGAATCTTGGGGAAGCGTCCGACATCCATCCACGAAACAAACAGGATGTCGCGAAACGATTGGCTCGTTGGGCGTTGGCCAAAGATTATGGCTATGACATCGTCTACCAAAGCCCTCGTTACCGAGCGATGGAAAAGGACGGCGACGCCATCGTGCTGAGGTTCGACCACGTTGGCGGTGGACTCGACACATTTGATGTGAACGTACCGATTGGGTTTACGATTGCAGGGGAAGACGAGCAATTTGTAAAAGCCGAGGCTGAGATCGTTGGCAAGAACCAAGTCCGCGTCTCCGCCGAAGGGCTCGAGAACCCCGTCGCCGTCCGATACGCGTGGAGCGATAACCCCGTTTGCAACATGCAAAGTGTCGAAGGGTTACCGATGACGCCGTTCCGCACCGACGATTGGCAAGGCATCACACAGGGTGTTGTCAAGTAG
- a CDS encoding helix-turn-helix transcriptional regulator, translating to MARNEQLIRQHKILQLLEYNRFGRTIDELRAELVNDLGLTRLHGRTVRRDLEALQAAGFAIQTDNVERGKVYKLGRTSKGVHEIGISATELISLSIGRELLYPLMGTQYWRGIETFWNKVKDVIPDGVFEHYDRYRKTLYVFGSPSKSYEHHEGMLKTINRAILDHRILEITYAPIGKPPSTRRIEPYGLAVYQSSIYVVAAAPEVTEPSQRLRNWKLDRFRHVVALDEYFKPDPEIDLSDRLGRSIGIFSGESPTLVKIRLGQRAAAWVGEDPWHPEQQIEAGDDGYSILTVPTSHPREVLPKVLSLGTEAEVIEPAEFRDAVAEAVQQMAAKYFSA from the coding sequence ATGGCACGCAACGAGCAACTGATTCGACAGCACAAGATCCTGCAATTGCTGGAATACAATCGGTTCGGCCGCACGATCGATGAGTTGCGGGCCGAGTTGGTCAACGACCTCGGTTTAACGAGACTTCACGGACGAACGGTACGCCGAGATCTCGAAGCGTTGCAAGCCGCTGGGTTTGCGATCCAGACGGACAACGTCGAACGAGGCAAGGTTTACAAGCTGGGTCGCACCAGCAAGGGAGTTCATGAGATTGGCATCTCGGCGACCGAACTGATCTCGTTGTCGATTGGCCGTGAATTGCTTTACCCGTTGATGGGAACGCAGTATTGGCGCGGGATCGAAACGTTTTGGAATAAGGTCAAGGACGTGATTCCCGATGGCGTCTTTGAGCACTACGATCGTTACCGCAAAACACTTTACGTTTTTGGCTCACCGAGCAAATCGTACGAGCACCACGAAGGGATGCTGAAGACGATCAACCGCGCGATTCTCGATCACCGTATCTTGGAGATCACGTATGCACCGATTGGTAAGCCCCCATCCACTCGAAGGATCGAACCCTATGGGTTGGCCGTCTATCAAAGCAGCATCTATGTCGTCGCAGCTGCTCCTGAGGTCACGGAACCGTCGCAGCGGTTGCGGAATTGGAAACTCGATCGCTTCCGCCACGTCGTCGCGCTCGATGAGTACTTCAAGCCGGACCCCGAGATCGATCTGTCGGATCGACTCGGCCGGAGCATCGGTATTTTCTCAGGAGAATCGCCAACGCTCGTCAAAATTCGATTGGGGCAGCGTGCGGCAGCTTGGGTTGGCGAAGACCCTTGGCATCCCGAGCAACAGATTGAAGCCGGGGACGATGGGTATTCCATCCTGACCGTGCCCACATCGCATCCACGCGAAGTGTTGCCAAAGGTCCTTTCGCTGGGCACCGAGGCGGAAGTGATCGAGCCCGCCGAGTTCCGCGATGCCGTTGCAGAGGCGGTCCAGCAGATGGCTGCCAAGTATTTTTCGGCGTAA
- a CDS encoding gamma-glutamylcyclotransferase family protein, which produces MLSVFVYGTLMRGQCRQSLWPRVPASVDAGWVFGSLFDREDYPAMRSGPDRVLGECWTFAADDMKAVLRALDEIEAASDPPCEGDLYHRVLIEVFSHADQSLGTAFAYHYATDPVEDGFAPIVPDSPSAFVRWPLPR; this is translated from the coding sequence GTGTTGTCGGTCTTTGTTTACGGTACGCTGATGCGTGGCCAATGTCGCCAATCTCTGTGGCCACGCGTGCCCGCATCGGTCGACGCCGGTTGGGTGTTCGGATCACTTTTTGACCGGGAAGACTACCCCGCGATGAGGAGTGGCCCCGATCGGGTGCTCGGTGAGTGCTGGACCTTTGCAGCGGACGACATGAAGGCGGTCTTACGTGCGCTGGATGAGATCGAAGCTGCCAGCGACCCGCCGTGCGAAGGTGATCTGTACCACCGTGTACTTATCGAGGTGTTCAGCCACGCCGATCAATCACTGGGAACGGCGTTCGCCTATCATTACGCGACCGATCCAGTGGAGGATGGTTTTGCCCCAATTGTCCCGGACTCCCCATCCGCCTTTGTCCGTTGGCCGCTTCCGCGGTGA
- the rsmG gene encoding 16S rRNA (guanine(527)-N(7))-methyltransferase RsmG: MSLDPEFAAALAKHSMEIDESIAIRLQQFVQVMWRWNEQLNLTRHTTWDLFVGRDLRDCLQLAPLLEAGEEVLDLGSGNGIPGIPLSILRADIEVSLAESVAKRAGALGEIVGELGLPVPVYGARGEDLLEDFRFSTIVSRAVGSISKFCRWVEPHWSSVDRLLLIKGPKWVEERAEARHIGSLANLQLRRVATYPLGDDESSEGVILQIWPAGPRGARFA, translated from the coding sequence ATGTCCTTGGATCCTGAATTTGCCGCTGCCCTTGCGAAGCACTCGATGGAGATCGATGAATCGATTGCCATCCGGTTGCAGCAGTTTGTCCAAGTCATGTGGCGCTGGAACGAACAATTGAACCTAACTCGGCACACGACCTGGGACCTGTTTGTTGGCCGTGACTTGCGTGATTGCTTGCAACTCGCACCGCTGCTCGAAGCGGGCGAGGAGGTCCTTGATTTGGGGAGTGGAAACGGGATCCCTGGGATTCCGTTATCGATTTTGCGTGCCGATATTGAGGTTTCCCTCGCCGAATCGGTTGCCAAACGCGCCGGAGCGCTGGGTGAAATCGTTGGCGAATTGGGACTGCCCGTTCCGGTCTACGGAGCCCGCGGGGAAGATTTGCTCGAGGATTTTCGCTTTTCGACGATTGTCAGCCGAGCGGTCGGCAGCATTTCAAAGTTCTGTCGATGGGTCGAGCCTCATTGGAGCAGCGTCGATCGTTTGCTGCTGATTAAGGGGCCAAAATGGGTCGAAGAACGCGCCGAAGCGAGGCATATCGGATCGTTAGCTAACCTGCAACTTCGTCGAGTCGCTACCTATCCGTTGGGAGATGACGAGTCGAGTGAAGGTGTCATCTTGCAGA